One Cellulosimicrobium protaetiae genomic region harbors:
- a CDS encoding glutamate-5-semialdehyde dehydrogenase codes for MTTTEDAPVVAGAAEPAPAAAAAAEAPDVATAVEDVARRAKVASRTLATATRATKDAALLALADALVAATDEIVAANAVDLERERANGMSEGLLDRLALDGPRIAAIADALRALAGLPDPVGEVVRGSTLPNGLRLRQLRVPMGVVGMIYEARPNVTVDAAGLALKSGNAVILRGGSAAASSNEVIVGVLARALEAQGLPGDLVQSIDRHGRPGAVALMHARGLVDVLVPRGGADLIRTVVRESTVPVIETGVGNVHVYVDASADRAMALEILLNAKTQRVGVCNAAETLLVHADAAPDFLPAALAALTDAGVVVHGDDRTAGLAPEGTEVLAATDEDWATEYLAPEIAVRVVDDLDAAIDHVRTWTSGHTEAIVTRDLASSERFVAELDSAAIMVNASTRFTDGGQFGLGAEIGISTQKLHARGPMGLAELTTTKWVVHGDGHVRP; via the coding sequence ATGACCACCACCGAGGACGCGCCCGTCGTCGCGGGCGCCGCCGAGCCCGCGCCCGCCGCTGCTGCCGCCGCCGAGGCGCCGGACGTCGCGACCGCCGTCGAGGACGTCGCGCGCCGCGCCAAGGTCGCGTCGCGCACCCTGGCGACGGCCACGCGCGCGACGAAGGACGCCGCGCTCCTCGCGCTCGCCGACGCCCTCGTCGCCGCGACGGACGAGATCGTGGCCGCGAACGCCGTCGACCTGGAGCGCGAGCGGGCGAACGGCATGAGCGAGGGCCTGCTCGACCGGCTCGCGCTCGACGGCCCCCGCATCGCCGCGATCGCCGACGCGCTGCGCGCGCTCGCGGGCCTGCCGGACCCGGTCGGGGAGGTCGTGCGCGGCTCGACCCTGCCGAACGGGCTGCGCCTGCGCCAGCTCCGCGTGCCCATGGGCGTCGTCGGCATGATCTACGAGGCGCGGCCCAACGTGACGGTCGACGCCGCGGGCCTCGCGCTGAAGAGCGGCAACGCCGTGATCCTGCGTGGCGGGTCCGCTGCGGCGAGCTCCAACGAGGTGATCGTGGGCGTGCTCGCGCGCGCGCTCGAGGCGCAGGGGCTGCCCGGCGACCTCGTGCAGTCGATCGACCGCCACGGGCGGCCGGGCGCCGTCGCGCTCATGCACGCGCGCGGCCTCGTCGACGTGCTGGTGCCGCGCGGCGGGGCCGACCTCATCCGGACCGTGGTGCGCGAGTCGACCGTGCCCGTCATCGAGACCGGGGTCGGCAACGTCCACGTGTACGTCGACGCCAGCGCGGACCGGGCCATGGCGCTCGAGATCCTGCTCAACGCCAAGACGCAGCGCGTCGGCGTGTGCAACGCCGCCGAGACGCTCCTGGTCCACGCGGACGCCGCGCCCGACTTCCTGCCCGCGGCTCTCGCCGCGCTGACGGACGCGGGCGTCGTGGTCCACGGCGACGACCGGACCGCGGGCCTCGCGCCCGAGGGCACCGAGGTGCTCGCGGCGACCGACGAGGACTGGGCGACGGAGTACCTCGCGCCCGAGATCGCCGTGCGCGTCGTCGACGACCTCGACGCTGCGATCGACCACGTGCGCACCTGGACCTCCGGGCACACCGAGGCGATCGTCACGCGCGACCTCGCGTCCTCGGAGCGGTTCGTCGCGGAGCTCGACTCGGCCGCGATCATGGTCAACGCGTCGACGCGGTTCACCGACGGCGGCCAGTTCGGCCTGGGCGCGGAGATCGGCATCTCGACGCAGAAGCTCCACGCGCGCGGCCCCATGGGGCTGGCCGAGCTCACGACGACGAAATGGGTCGTGCACGGCGACGGTCACGTTCGTCCGTGA
- a CDS encoding SH3 domain-containing protein: MSRGRHSAAPERPVRTRRLPSLPALPARSLKLPALALVGLLGAGVVGAGPQPAEGNPDLAPLSVEPSAADTLSAERGSGAASRSSQRSAPPAAAQEVAVIETAAEIAVVPAAEAAPTPPPVPAVTGQLWTTDAVNVRTAPAADAERVATAEFATAVDVTGTTEGEWSQVVWAGAAAWIKSSFLAESQPEAPQAAAASAGGTSDAACTVSTGIESSLRANARAVYRSVCANFPQVTSYGGIRPGDSGDHGSGRALDIMITGETGWQIARYLQANAGALGITYLIYQQQIWMAGDPASAWSGMEDRGGATANHFDHVHVSTS, translated from the coding sequence ATGTCTCGAGGCCGCCACAGCGCAGCCCCTGAACGTCCCGTGCGCACCCGTCGACTACCGTCGCTGCCCGCCCTCCCGGCACGCTCGCTCAAGCTCCCCGCGCTCGCGCTCGTCGGGCTCCTCGGTGCCGGCGTCGTCGGTGCGGGGCCACAGCCCGCCGAGGGCAACCCCGACCTCGCGCCGCTGAGCGTCGAGCCGTCCGCCGCCGACACCCTGAGCGCGGAGCGCGGCAGCGGTGCCGCGAGCCGCTCGTCGCAGCGCAGCGCGCCGCCCGCAGCAGCGCAGGAGGTCGCCGTGATCGAGACGGCGGCAGAGATCGCGGTCGTCCCCGCGGCCGAGGCCGCCCCGACTCCCCCGCCGGTCCCGGCCGTGACGGGGCAGCTGTGGACCACGGACGCCGTCAACGTGCGGACGGCCCCCGCGGCGGACGCGGAGCGCGTCGCGACGGCCGAGTTCGCGACCGCCGTCGACGTGACGGGGACGACCGAGGGCGAGTGGAGCCAGGTCGTCTGGGCCGGGGCCGCCGCCTGGATCAAGTCGAGCTTCCTCGCCGAGTCGCAGCCCGAGGCCCCGCAGGCCGCGGCCGCGAGCGCCGGCGGCACCTCCGACGCCGCGTGCACGGTGAGCACCGGGATCGAGTCGTCGCTGCGGGCCAACGCCCGCGCCGTGTACCGCTCGGTGTGCGCGAACTTCCCGCAGGTGACCTCCTACGGCGGGATCCGCCCGGGCGACAGCGGCGACCACGGCTCGGGCCGCGCCCTCGACATCATGATCACCGGGGAGACCGGGTGGCAGATCGCCCGATACCTGCAGGCGAACGCCGGCGCGCTGGGGATCACGTACCTCATCTACCAGCAGCAGATCTGGATGGCCGGCGACCCCGCGAGCGCGTGGTCCGGCATGGAGGACCGCGGCGGCGCGACCGCGAACCACTTCGACCACGTGCACGTCAGCACCTCCTAG
- a CDS encoding histidine phosphatase family protein, translated as MSAGTLVLLRHGRTAYNATMRLQGQVDIPLDAVGQWQAEQGAQALASAHRATRVVASDLVRAADTARAYAGAIGAEVLFDPRLRERGFGEWEGLTGPEIAERWPDEYTAWRRGEEPTRAGAETKAAVATRLVEAVTEHVESLGTDDTLVVVSHGAAITLAVTALLGLDPERWRGISGLHNVHWSHLHRSAPAATPAWRLVAHNVGAGFPLDEWNAGPDWNLEPVSA; from the coding sequence GTGAGCGCCGGCACGCTCGTCCTCCTGCGTCACGGCCGGACGGCGTACAACGCCACGATGCGGCTGCAGGGCCAGGTCGACATCCCCCTGGACGCCGTCGGGCAGTGGCAGGCGGAGCAGGGTGCCCAGGCCCTCGCGAGCGCGCACCGCGCGACGCGTGTCGTCGCGTCCGACCTCGTGCGTGCCGCCGACACCGCGCGGGCGTACGCCGGTGCGATCGGCGCGGAGGTCCTGTTCGACCCGCGGCTGCGCGAGCGCGGCTTCGGGGAGTGGGAGGGCCTGACGGGCCCGGAGATCGCCGAGCGGTGGCCGGACGAGTACACGGCGTGGCGCCGGGGCGAGGAGCCCACGCGCGCCGGCGCCGAGACCAAGGCCGCGGTTGCCACGCGCCTCGTCGAGGCCGTCACCGAGCACGTCGAGTCGCTCGGGACGGACGACACGCTCGTCGTCGTGTCGCACGGCGCCGCGATCACGCTGGCCGTCACCGCCCTGCTCGGGCTGGACCCGGAGCGCTGGCGCGGGATCTCCGGGCTGCACAACGTCCACTGGTCCCACCTGCACCGCTCCGCGCCCGCCGCGACGCCCGCGTGGCGGCTCGTGGCGCACAACGTCGGGGCAGGGTTCCCGCTCGACGAGTGGAACGCGGGACCGGATTGGAATCTGGAGCCGGTTTCTGCGTAG
- a CDS encoding ThuA domain-containing protein, translating into MPTLRRLLSSTTVAVLVGAGALIGPPAAAAVDPPTVPLPAPVEEPAQDEPAARLLVFSKTAAFRHGSIPDGIAAIERIGSERGIEVDATEDAAAFTPENLATYDAVVFMSTTGDVLDDGQQSAFEQYVQSGGGYVGVHAASDTEYTWPWYGELVGAWFSGHPAVQEATVHVEDHTHPSTSHLPTSWERTDEWYNFRENPRGDVHVLMTLDESTYEGGGMGNDHPAAWCQYHEGGRSWYTALGHTPESYVEPEFVEHLTGGLLWATGLEANDCGGTVDANYQKVVLDDDVASPMGLQVAPDGRVFYIERSGILRVIDPESLTTSTAGRLQVHTAQENGLLGIELDPDFADNGWVYLYYSPHGDLIDTPHQRLSRFTVTDGTMEPTSEKILLTVPHQRQECCHSGGYLDFDSAGNLWISIGDDSTPGGAPGGYAPIDERPGQEAADAQRSSGSSNDLRGSLLRITPQDDGTYTVPEGNFIDTEWAAEQDTSLIRPEIYAFGLRNPFRFSVSPDATTVYLGDYGPDAVNADPGKGIDGRVEWNVITRPGFYGWPFCHGGGAYNDYDYATSTSAGPFDCAGGPVNDSPNNTGLQQLPPVIEPMVAYGRSLSDPDVGRGGAPMGGPVYAFDETIESDRQWPRSMADQPFFYEWGQDKIYRLHLDEDGNRADVTPFLASMEFKSPHDMVFGEHDGAMYLIEWGSGFSGDNPDSQIVRIDYTGGNDRPIAKATATPRSGGVPLEVEFSSAGTAHPQGGELTYAWDFGDGATSTEQDPTHTYTQEGDFTAVLTVTDVQGRTGTANVAISAGNTAPEVDVLWPANGTVFTYGDTVEWEVAVDDAEDGSTADGAIDCADVTVELILGHDEHGHPMREASGCSGSFVLEPDSGHTDTDRITYAIEARFTDGGSPQGTVAPLTGRDVVAMQPARKQAEHYSIGTEVRTEETADPSGGALNVGFIRNDSSMRYDDFNFANVESLRFRVAAPNAGSRIEIRQDSADGALLGSVDVPSTGGFQSWGWVEAAVDDPGETFDLFLLFKGPAEGYLLNLNWFDVTGEGAAGGPPVVIPAPTAQVSPAEPTASGWYRDAVTLTITAEGDDAIQYQVGNTGTWVDYDEPVVLEEDGTFDVSYRAVRDGDASNRGQVTLRVDGTTPSTTADLVAGTSGGSFTGDVAVTLEGEDATSGVAATTVRVDGGAEAVYTGPVTVSGAGEHTVEYRSTDTAGNVEEWQAVRFESPSGQVPQITLSEPPLGGVVPFGRAVPYEASMPDAAADCADVRARVVVSDGTRTWRGDPTDGCSGSVTMERPADAGATDRLRYELEVVYARGGHDGEVRNLAQARAAVRLQPARIEAEHADSTVRTEATGDSLGGGLNVGWLRDGATIRYDDVNLRGIDSIRFRMASSSIGGTLELRQGSATGALIGSTPITNTGGGQAYQWFDVPVTDPGETFSLWLVFRATGSHYIANVNLFELVGDGVSVEPGPADLAVTTEAAARCLAGKAYVAVRATNDEAFPVDVTLTTPYGTRTFTDVQPGRSAYQSFATRATSVEAGAVQVSVTGDGRSTEVEVDHAAIACG; encoded by the coding sequence ATGCCCACCCTCAGACGTCTCCTGTCCTCGACCACCGTCGCCGTGCTCGTCGGAGCAGGCGCCCTGATCGGACCGCCCGCCGCGGCGGCGGTCGACCCGCCCACGGTCCCGCTCCCCGCTCCCGTGGAGGAGCCTGCCCAGGACGAGCCGGCAGCGCGCCTCCTCGTCTTCTCCAAGACCGCGGCGTTCCGGCACGGCTCGATCCCCGACGGCATCGCGGCGATCGAGAGGATCGGCAGCGAGCGCGGCATCGAGGTCGACGCCACCGAGGACGCCGCCGCGTTCACGCCGGAGAACCTCGCGACGTACGACGCGGTCGTCTTCATGTCGACGACCGGCGACGTGCTCGACGACGGGCAGCAGTCCGCGTTCGAGCAGTACGTCCAGTCCGGCGGCGGCTACGTCGGCGTCCACGCCGCGAGCGACACCGAGTACACCTGGCCGTGGTACGGCGAGCTCGTCGGCGCGTGGTTCAGCGGGCACCCGGCGGTCCAGGAGGCCACCGTGCACGTCGAGGACCACACCCACCCCTCGACCTCGCACCTGCCCACGAGCTGGGAACGCACGGACGAGTGGTACAACTTCCGCGAGAACCCGCGCGGCGACGTCCACGTGCTCATGACCCTCGACGAGTCGACCTACGAGGGCGGCGGGATGGGCAACGACCACCCCGCGGCGTGGTGCCAGTACCACGAGGGCGGGCGGTCCTGGTACACCGCACTGGGGCACACGCCCGAGAGCTACGTCGAGCCCGAGTTCGTCGAGCACCTCACCGGCGGCCTGCTGTGGGCCACCGGGCTCGAGGCGAACGACTGCGGCGGCACGGTCGACGCGAACTACCAGAAGGTCGTGCTCGACGACGACGTGGCGAGCCCGATGGGTCTCCAGGTCGCGCCCGACGGCCGCGTCTTCTACATCGAGCGGTCCGGCATCCTGCGTGTCATCGACCCGGAGAGCCTGACGACGTCGACGGCCGGTCGCCTGCAGGTGCACACGGCGCAGGAGAACGGTCTGCTCGGCATCGAGCTCGACCCGGACTTCGCCGACAACGGCTGGGTCTACCTGTACTACTCCCCGCACGGAGACCTCATCGACACCCCGCACCAGCGGCTGTCACGCTTCACGGTCACCGACGGCACGATGGAGCCCACGAGCGAGAAGATCCTGCTCACGGTCCCGCACCAGCGGCAGGAGTGCTGCCACTCCGGCGGTTACCTCGACTTCGACTCCGCGGGCAACCTGTGGATCTCGATCGGCGACGACTCCACCCCCGGCGGGGCGCCGGGAGGCTACGCGCCGATCGACGAGCGTCCCGGTCAGGAGGCGGCCGACGCCCAGCGTTCGTCGGGCAGCTCGAACGACCTGCGGGGGAGCCTGCTGCGCATCACGCCGCAGGACGACGGCACCTACACCGTCCCGGAGGGCAACTTCATCGACACGGAGTGGGCGGCCGAGCAGGACACGTCCCTCATCCGGCCCGAGATCTACGCGTTCGGCCTGCGCAACCCGTTCCGGTTCTCCGTCTCCCCGGACGCGACCACGGTCTACCTCGGCGACTACGGGCCCGACGCCGTCAACGCCGACCCGGGCAAGGGCATCGACGGGCGCGTCGAGTGGAACGTCATCACGAGGCCCGGCTTCTACGGCTGGCCGTTCTGCCACGGCGGCGGCGCCTACAACGACTACGACTACGCGACCAGCACGAGCGCCGGCCCCTTCGACTGCGCCGGGGGCCCCGTGAACGACTCGCCCAACAACACGGGGCTCCAGCAGCTCCCCCCGGTGATCGAGCCGATGGTCGCCTACGGGCGCTCCCTGAGCGATCCCGACGTCGGGCGGGGCGGCGCGCCCATGGGCGGGCCCGTCTACGCGTTCGACGAGACGATCGAGTCCGACCGGCAGTGGCCGCGCTCGATGGCCGACCAGCCGTTCTTCTACGAGTGGGGGCAGGACAAGATCTACCGGCTCCACCTCGACGAGGACGGCAACCGCGCGGACGTCACCCCGTTCCTGGCGTCGATGGAGTTCAAGAGCCCGCACGACATGGTCTTCGGCGAGCACGACGGCGCCATGTACCTCATCGAGTGGGGTTCGGGCTTCAGCGGTGACAACCCGGACTCGCAGATCGTCCGGATCGACTACACGGGCGGCAACGACCGGCCGATCGCGAAGGCGACGGCGACCCCCCGCTCGGGCGGCGTGCCGCTCGAGGTGGAGTTCTCCAGCGCCGGTACCGCCCACCCGCAGGGTGGCGAGCTGACGTACGCGTGGGACTTCGGCGACGGGGCGACGTCGACCGAGCAGGACCCGACGCACACCTACACGCAGGAGGGCGACTTCACGGCCGTCCTCACCGTGACGGACGTGCAGGGGCGGACGGGGACTGCGAACGTCGCGATCTCCGCAGGGAACACCGCACCCGAGGTCGACGTCCTCTGGCCGGCGAACGGCACCGTCTTCACCTACGGCGACACGGTCGAGTGGGAGGTCGCGGTCGACGACGCCGAGGACGGCTCCACGGCGGACGGCGCCATCGACTGCGCGGACGTCACGGTCGAGCTCATCCTCGGTCACGACGAGCACGGTCACCCCATGCGCGAGGCGTCGGGCTGCTCCGGGTCCTTCGTGCTCGAGCCGGACAGCGGCCACACGGACACCGACCGCATCACCTACGCGATCGAGGCCCGGTTCACGGACGGCGGGTCGCCCCAGGGCACGGTCGCACCGCTCACGGGTCGCGACGTCGTCGCGATGCAGCCGGCACGCAAGCAGGCCGAGCACTACTCGATCGGCACCGAGGTGCGGACCGAGGAGACCGCCGACCCGTCGGGCGGCGCGCTCAACGTCGGCTTCATCCGCAACGACAGCTCGATGCGGTACGACGACTTCAACTTCGCCAACGTGGAGTCCCTGCGCTTCCGGGTCGCCGCGCCGAACGCGGGGAGCCGCATCGAGATCCGCCAGGACTCCGCCGACGGCGCGCTGCTGGGCAGCGTGGACGTGCCGAGCACCGGGGGCTTCCAGAGCTGGGGCTGGGTCGAGGCCGCGGTCGACGACCCGGGCGAGACGTTCGACCTCTTCCTGCTCTTCAAGGGACCGGCCGAGGGCTACCTGTTGAACCTCAACTGGTTCGACGTCACGGGCGAGGGTGCGGCAGGCGGGCCCCCGGTCGTCATCCCCGCACCGACGGCACAGGTGTCGCCCGCGGAGCCGACGGCGAGCGGCTGGTACCGCGACGCCGTCACCCTGACGATCACCGCCGAGGGCGACGACGCGATCCAGTACCAGGTGGGGAACACCGGTACCTGGGTGGACTACGACGAGCCCGTCGTGCTCGAGGAGGACGGCACGTTCGACGTGAGCTACCGGGCCGTGCGTGACGGCGACGCGTCCAACCGCGGCCAGGTGACCCTGCGGGTGGACGGGACGACGCCGTCGACCACGGCGGACCTCGTCGCCGGCACGAGCGGCGGGTCGTTCACGGGCGACGTCGCGGTGACGCTGGAGGGCGAGGACGCGACGTCGGGCGTCGCGGCCACGACGGTCCGCGTCGACGGCGGGGCCGAGGCGGTCTACACCGGCCCGGTCACCGTGAGCGGCGCGGGCGAGCACACGGTCGAGTACCGCAGCACGGACACGGCGGGCAACGTCGAGGAGTGGCAGGCGGTCCGCTTCGAGAGCCCGAGCGGTCAGGTCCCGCAGATCACGCTGTCCGAGCCCCCGCTCGGGGGCGTGGTCCCGTTCGGCCGGGCCGTCCCGTACGAGGCGTCCATGCCGGACGCCGCGGCCGACTGCGCCGACGTGCGCGCCCGGGTCGTCGTCTCCGACGGCACCCGGACGTGGCGCGGCGACCCGACGGACGGCTGCTCGGGCAGCGTGACCATGGAGAGGCCGGCCGACGCCGGTGCCACGGACAGGCTCCGGTACGAGCTCGAGGTCGTGTACGCCCGCGGCGGCCACGACGGCGAGGTGCGCAACCTCGCCCAGGCACGGGCCGCCGTCCGGCTGCAGCCCGCGCGGATCGAGGCCGAGCACGCCGACTCGACGGTGCGGACCGAGGCCACGGGCGACTCCCTGGGCGGCGGGCTGAACGTCGGCTGGCTCCGGGACGGTGCGACGATCCGGTACGACGACGTCAACCTGCGCGGGATCGACTCGATCCGGTTCCGGATGGCGTCGAGCAGCATCGGTGGCACCCTCGAGCTGCGCCAGGGCTCGGCGACGGGCGCCCTGATCGGGTCCACGCCGATCACGAACACCGGCGGCGGTCAGGCGTACCAGTGGTTCGACGTGCCCGTCACGGACCCGGGGGAGACGTTCTCGCTCTGGCTCGTCTTCCGCGCGACCGGTTCGCACTACATCGCGAACGTCAACCTCTTCGAGCTGGTCGGCGACGGCGTCTCCGTCGAGCCCGGACCGGCGGACCTCGCGGTCACGACGGAGGCTGCCGCACGGTGCCTCGCCGGCAAGGCGTACGTCGCGGTCCGCGCGACGAACGACGAGGCGTTCCCCGTCGACGTGACGCTGACGACGCCGTACGGCACCAGGACGTTCACCGACGTCCAGCCGGGCAGGAGCGCCTACCAGTCGTTCGCGACCCGGGCGACGTCCGTCGAGGCCGGCGCGGTGCAGGTGAGCGTCACGGGCGACGGGAGGAGCACCGAGGTCGAGGTCGACCACGCCGCCATCGCCTGCGGCTGA
- a CDS encoding DUF1348 family protein: MPSRPPLPPFDDVTATVKTRAAEDAWNTREPERIALAYTPDSRWRNRDQFVTGRQEIVRFLTAKWERELEYRLIKEVWAHQGNRIAVRFVYESRRADGRWFRSHGNENWEFDENGLMRRRLASINDQPITEDNRLFHWPLGPRPTDHPGLGELGL, translated from the coding sequence ATGCCCTCGCGTCCACCTCTGCCACCCTTCGACGACGTGACCGCGACGGTCAAGACCCGCGCCGCCGAAGACGCGTGGAACACCCGCGAGCCGGAGCGGATCGCGCTCGCGTACACGCCGGACAGCCGGTGGCGGAACCGGGACCAGTTCGTCACCGGGCGGCAGGAGATCGTCCGGTTCCTGACCGCCAAGTGGGAGCGAGAGCTGGAGTACCGCCTGATCAAGGAGGTGTGGGCGCACCAGGGCAACCGCATCGCGGTCCGATTCGTGTACGAGTCGCGGCGCGCAGACGGGCGGTGGTTCCGTTCGCACGGTAACGAGAACTGGGAGTTCGACGAGAACGGCCTCATGCGCAGGCGCCTCGCGTCGATCAACGACCAGCCGATCACCGAGGACAACCGCCTCTTCCACTGGCCGCTCGGCCCGCGACCGACCGACCACCCGGGCCTGGGCGAGCTGGGGCTCTGA
- a CDS encoding aldo/keto reductase — protein MTVPSVPTVTLNSGHTIPQLGFGVFLVPPDEAEKAVSEALEVGYRHIDTAAIYRNEEGVGAAIAKSGVPRDELFVTTKLWNDRQSGEQPHDAIRESLDKLGLEFVDLYLTHWPAPAQDQYTNAWAKLIEIRDAGLARSIGVSNHLPEHLDRIVAATGVVPAVDQIELHPAYQQRDVLAWADAHGTKIEAWGPLGQGKYPLFEKQAVVDAAEAHGVTPAQVVLRWHLQRGFIVFPKSSRKERMAENIDLFGFELTADEVATIDALDTGDGSGRVSAHPSEVN, from the coding sequence ATGACCGTTCCCTCTGTCCCCACCGTGACGCTCAACTCCGGGCACACCATCCCCCAGCTCGGTTTCGGTGTCTTCCTCGTGCCGCCGGACGAGGCCGAGAAGGCCGTGAGCGAGGCCCTCGAGGTCGGCTACCGCCACATCGACACGGCCGCGATCTACCGCAACGAGGAGGGCGTCGGCGCCGCGATCGCGAAGAGCGGCGTCCCGCGCGACGAGCTCTTCGTCACGACCAAGCTCTGGAACGACCGCCAGTCCGGCGAGCAGCCGCACGACGCGATCCGCGAGAGCCTCGACAAGCTCGGCCTCGAGTTCGTCGACCTGTACCTCACGCACTGGCCGGCGCCCGCCCAGGACCAGTACACGAACGCGTGGGCCAAGCTGATCGAGATCCGCGACGCCGGCCTGGCGCGCTCGATCGGCGTGTCCAACCACCTGCCCGAGCACCTCGACCGGATCGTCGCCGCGACCGGTGTCGTCCCCGCCGTCGACCAGATCGAGCTGCACCCGGCGTACCAGCAGCGCGACGTCCTCGCGTGGGCCGACGCGCACGGCACGAAGATCGAGGCGTGGGGACCGCTCGGCCAGGGCAAGTACCCGCTCTTCGAGAAGCAGGCGGTCGTCGACGCCGCGGAGGCCCACGGCGTGACCCCGGCGCAGGTCGTCCTGCGCTGGCACCTGCAGCGCGGGTTCATCGTCTTCCCCAAGTCGTCGCGCAAGGAGCGCATGGCGGAGAACATCGACCTCTTCGGCTTCGAGCTCACGGCCGACGAGGTCGCGACGATCGACGCCCTCGACACGGGCGACGGCTCGGGCCGCGTGAGCGCGCACCCGTCCGAGGTCAACTGA
- a CDS encoding TetR/AcrR family transcriptional regulator yields MSATTSSRESAVRALAEVFREHGFDGASMALLTEASGLGKGSLYHFFPGGKREMAQAVLDDVDAWFRGNLFAPLQEAATPESARAAVESMFDAVEVYFRSGRRACLPGSFALSRPRDLFTVAINDYFTEWIDALGSALEVAGIEGARSEAIRVVADIQGAIVLAHALDDSETFTTVLEASRGVLDPRPGS; encoded by the coding sequence GTGAGTGCTACGACGTCCTCACGCGAGAGCGCTGTTCGTGCCCTGGCGGAGGTGTTCCGCGAGCACGGTTTCGACGGAGCGAGCATGGCTCTGCTGACCGAGGCCAGCGGGCTCGGCAAGGGCAGCCTCTATCACTTCTTCCCGGGCGGGAAGCGCGAGATGGCCCAAGCGGTGCTCGACGACGTGGACGCGTGGTTCCGCGGGAACCTCTTCGCCCCCTTGCAGGAGGCCGCCACTCCCGAGAGCGCTCGGGCTGCCGTCGAGTCGATGTTCGACGCGGTCGAGGTCTACTTCCGCTCCGGCCGGCGCGCCTGCCTGCCAGGTTCGTTCGCCCTGAGCAGGCCCCGTGACCTGTTCACGGTGGCGATCAACGACTATTTCACCGAGTGGATCGACGCGCTCGGCAGCGCCCTCGAAGTCGCTGGGATCGAGGGCGCCCGGTCGGAGGCCATTCGTGTCGTCGCTGACATCCAGGGCGCGATCGTCCTGGCGCACGCGCTCGACGACTCGGAGACGTTCACGACGGTCCTGGAGGCTTCCCGAGGCGTCCTCGACCCTCGACCGGGGTCATGA
- the nadD gene encoding nicotinate-nucleotide adenylyltransferase, with product MSARRPRLGVMGGTFDPVHHGHLVAASEAAARFDLDEVVFVPTGKPSFKQHQSVTPAEHRYLMTVIATASNPRFTVSRVDVDRPGLTYTVDTLRDLRTARPDAELFFITGADAIEQILTWKDADELWKMAHFVAVSRPGHRLSVEGLPPGVVTMLEVPALAISSTDCRRRAEAGQPVWYLVPDGVVQYIAKHGLYRGQHDE from the coding sequence ATGAGCGCGCGCCGACCCCGTCTGGGGGTGATGGGCGGCACGTTCGACCCCGTCCACCACGGCCACCTCGTCGCGGCGAGCGAGGCCGCGGCGCGGTTCGACCTCGACGAGGTCGTGTTCGTCCCCACCGGCAAGCCGTCGTTCAAGCAGCACCAGAGCGTCACCCCGGCCGAGCACAGGTACCTCATGACGGTCATCGCGACCGCCTCGAACCCACGGTTCACGGTGAGCCGGGTCGACGTCGACCGGCCGGGACTGACCTACACGGTCGACACGCTCCGCGACCTGCGGACCGCGCGCCCGGACGCGGAGCTGTTCTTCATCACGGGTGCGGACGCGATCGAGCAGATCCTGACCTGGAAGGATGCCGACGAGCTGTGGAAGATGGCACACTTCGTGGCTGTCTCCCGCCCGGGCCACCGCCTGAGCGTCGAGGGTCTGCCGCCGGGCGTGGTCACCATGCTCGAGGTCCCGGCCCTCGCCATCTCGTCGACGGACTGCCGTCGGCGTGCGGAGGCGGGCCAGCCGGTGTGGTACCTGGTTCCGGACGGCGTGGTCCAGTACATCGCCAAGCACGGTTTGTATCGAGGTCAGCACGATGAGTGA
- the rsfS gene encoding ribosome silencing factor, translating into MTATERAVELAVIAARAASDRKAEEIIALDVSEQLVLTDVFLIASGSSERQVSAIVDAVEEAMFKAGSKPIRREGKQEARWVLIDFGDVVVHVQHAEDRVYYALERLWKDCPVVELPEDARGGDGTADDADDTTGGDGAIRLSGEPLA; encoded by the coding sequence GTGACTGCCACCGAACGAGCCGTCGAGCTCGCCGTCATCGCGGCGCGCGCGGCGTCCGACCGCAAGGCCGAGGAGATCATCGCGCTCGACGTGAGCGAGCAGCTCGTCCTCACGGACGTGTTCCTCATCGCCTCCGGGTCGAGCGAGCGCCAGGTCTCCGCGATCGTCGACGCGGTCGAGGAGGCGATGTTCAAGGCGGGGTCCAAGCCGATCCGCCGCGAGGGCAAGCAGGAGGCGCGCTGGGTCCTCATCGACTTCGGCGACGTCGTCGTGCACGTGCAGCACGCCGAGGACCGCGTCTACTACGCGCTCGAGCGCCTGTGGAAGGACTGCCCCGTCGTCGAGCTCCCCGAGGACGCGCGCGGCGGCGACGGCACCGCCGACGACGCGGACGACACGACCGGCGGCGACGGCGCCATCCGCCTCTCGGGGGAGCCCCTGGCGTGA